The following are from one region of the Phormidium sp. PBR-2020 genome:
- a CDS encoding B12-binding domain-containing radical SAM protein: MQVLLVYPRFPQSFWSFDKAMELAGRKAVLPPLGLITVAGILPDRWQLKLVDCNIREISEAEWDWADLVILSGMIVQKDDMHAHVAEAKRRQKLVAVGGPYPTSLPQELEAVGADFLILDEGELTLPMFVEAVERGDTSGTFRSEIKPDVTDTPIPRYDLLELDAYDNMSVQFSRGCPYQCEFCDIIVLYGRKPRTKEPQQLIGELECLYDLGWRGPVFMVDDNFIGNKRNVKRLLRELQPWMQEKGFPFHFSTEASVDLANDEELMELMMECNFSSVFLGIETPDADSLSLTKKFQNTRDPLLGAVKRINETGMRVMAGFIIGFDGEKAGAGDRIVEFVEQTAIPTAMVSMLQVLPNTALMTRLKKEGRLVEDMGGSGNQNNLMNFIPTRPIEDIAREYVSAFYKLYDPLQYLNRVYRHFMSMAEPRHVASNRGKTTPKIVKAAMTILWRQGVVRSTRWAFWHHLFNIYRHKPRLLVNYLVSCALLEHFVEYREIVRRDIEQQLQAYLQRQQQLAQEQEEPVAVGSASQS, translated from the coding sequence ATGCAGGTTTTATTAGTATACCCTCGCTTTCCACAAAGTTTTTGGTCATTCGATAAGGCAATGGAACTGGCGGGGCGCAAAGCCGTTCTACCGCCTTTGGGGTTAATTACCGTTGCTGGAATTTTACCGGATCGCTGGCAACTGAAGCTCGTCGATTGCAACATCCGGGAGATTAGCGAAGCGGAATGGGACTGGGCTGATTTAGTCATTCTATCAGGGATGATCGTGCAGAAAGACGATATGCACGCCCATGTCGCTGAAGCCAAACGTCGCCAGAAACTCGTGGCGGTTGGCGGTCCCTACCCCACCTCCTTACCCCAAGAACTCGAAGCCGTGGGGGCTGACTTTCTCATCTTGGATGAGGGAGAACTCACCCTCCCCATGTTTGTCGAAGCCGTTGAACGGGGAGACACCTCGGGAACCTTCCGTTCCGAGATCAAACCCGATGTCACCGACACTCCCATTCCTCGCTACGACTTGCTAGAACTGGACGCTTACGACAATATGTCCGTGCAGTTCTCCCGAGGTTGCCCCTATCAATGCGAATTTTGTGACATTATCGTTCTCTATGGACGCAAACCCCGCACCAAAGAGCCGCAACAACTGATTGGGGAACTTGAGTGTCTCTATGACTTGGGTTGGCGTGGCCCCGTGTTTATGGTGGATGACAACTTCATCGGCAACAAACGCAACGTCAAACGGCTCTTGCGAGAGTTGCAACCCTGGATGCAGGAGAAAGGCTTTCCCTTCCACTTCAGTACCGAAGCCTCGGTGGATTTAGCCAATGACGAGGAGTTGATGGAGTTGATGATGGAGTGCAACTTCAGCAGCGTCTTCCTGGGGATTGAAACCCCTGACGCCGATAGTTTATCCCTCACCAAGAAATTTCAGAATACCCGAGATCCTCTCCTGGGTGCGGTTAAACGCATCAATGAAACCGGAATGCGGGTGATGGCGGGCTTTATTATTGGCTTTGATGGCGAGAAAGCTGGAGCGGGCGATCGCATCGTCGAGTTTGTCGAACAGACGGCCATTCCCACCGCCATGGTGAGTATGTTGCAAGTCTTACCCAACACCGCCTTGATGACGCGCCTGAAAAAAGAAGGGCGACTGGTAGAAGACATGGGAGGTTCAGGGAACCAGAACAACCTCATGAACTTTATCCCCACCCGGCCCATCGAAGACATTGCACGGGAATATGTCAGCGCCTTCTATAAACTCTACGACCCCTTGCAATATCTCAATCGGGTCTATCGTCATTTTATGTCCATGGCCGAACCGCGCCATGTGGCCTCCAATCGCGGTAAAACCACACCCAAGATTGTCAAAGCCGCGATGACCATTTTATGGCGACAAGGGGTCGTGCGTTCGACTCGTTGGGCATTTTGGCACCATCTGTTCAACATTTACCGTCACAAACCCCGCTTGCTGGTGAACTATCTTGTCTCCTGCGCCTTGCTTGAGCATTTTGTCGAATACCGAGAAATCGTGCGTCGGGACATTGAACAACAACTGCAAGCCTATCTCCAGCGACAACAACAACTGGCCCAGGAACAGGAGGAACCCGTTGCTGTGGGAAGCGCCAGTCAAAGCTAA